In Rana temporaria chromosome 3, aRanTem1.1, whole genome shotgun sequence, a single window of DNA contains:
- the LOC120932882 gene encoding uncharacterized protein LOC120932882 isoform X1, which yields MGEPVGGGNSYFRLLHTTCRERGAERFRGGKLLTIPAIHPHSLLRNMESLRRLMSRKKDNPWKTVNDNWDDLLKTFRISTLVANKDRNPWKGWCRSWEMYERTHSKTPKSGKERAAVWRELYNFAKFTEDRLDEATAMHQQLTKQAAEFTNLQNENLLLKTKCESLQKKFDYEATAMWKRLETQTAELANLQNENLLLKTKCESLQKKFDYEATAMRKRLETQKAGLTNFQEENFVLKTKCESLKEQLHSEQIKNVMDEHRHKKELEEEVNEKQLAQYENNEFLKQRNELERQLVQVKQDLKVYQIHNYNQYHKNITVVNCQHHLEGEESWHEQAKRAGVGCPSYYKIWERLANYEDPNTPRNATFWQLVIRLSRREDLGTREAI from the coding sequence CAATCCATCCACACAGTTTGCTTAGAAATATGGAGTCACTAAGACGCTTGATGTCTAGAAAGAAGGATAACCCTTGGAAAACAGTAAATGACAACTGGGATGATTTGTTAAAAACTTTTCGTATTTCAACTTTAGTAGCCAACAAAGACAGGAACCCTTGGAAAGGATGGTGTAGATCCTGGGAAATGTATGAGCGAACCCATTCAAAAACACCCAAGTCAGGCAAGGAGAGGGCAGCTGTGTGGCGAGAGCTATACAACTTTGCAAAATTCACTGAAGATAGGTTAGATGAGGCAACGGCCATGCACCAACAATTGACAAAGCAAGCGGCTGAATTTACAAACCTTCAAAACGAGAACTTACTTTTGAAAACAAAATGCGAGTCACTTCAAAAAAAGTTTGATTACGAAGCAACAGCCATGTGGAAACGCTTGGAAACGCAAACGGCTGAACTTGCAAACCTTCAAAACGAGAACTTACTTTTGAAAACAAAATGCGAGTCACTTCAAAAAAAGTTTGATTACGAAGCAACAGCCATGAGGAAACGCTTGGAAACGCAAAAGGCTGGACTTACAAACTTTCAAGAAGAGAACTTTGTTTTGAAAACAAAATGCGAGTCACTTAAAGAGCAGTTACACTCTGAACAGATTAAAAATGTCATGGATGAACACCGTCATAAAAAAGAACTAGAGGAAGAAGTGAATGAAAAACAGCTGGCTCAATATGAAAACAATGAATTTTTAAAACAACGTAATGAACTGGAAAGGCAATTAGTGCAAGTAAAGCAAGATCTGAAAGTTTACCAAATCCACAACTATAACCAATATCACAAGAATATCACTGTTGTGAATTGCCAACACCACTTAGAGGGAGAAGAAAGCTGGCATGAGCAGGCAAAGAGAGCAGGAGTGGGGTGCCCATCATATTACAAGATATGGGAGAGACTAGCCAACTATGAGGATCCTAATACACCCCGCAATGCTACTTTTTGGCAACTTGTAATCCGCCTTAGCAGACGTGAAGATCTTGGAACAAGAGAAGCAATATGA
- the LOC120932882 gene encoding uncharacterized protein LOC120932882 isoform X3 produces MESLRRLMSRKKDNPWKTVNDNWDDLLKTFRISTLVANKDRNPWKGWCRSWEMYERTHSKTPKSGKERAAVWRELYNFAKFTEDRLDEATAMHQQLTKQAAEFTNLQNENLLLKTKCESLQKKFDYEATAMWKRLETQTAELANLQNENLLLKTKCESLQKKFDYEATAMRKRLETQKAGLTNFQEENFVLKTKCESLKEQLHSEQIKNVMDEHRHKKELEEEVNEKQLAQYENNEFLKQRNELERQLVQVKQDLKVYQIHNYNQYHKNITVVNCQHHLEGEESWHEQAKRAGVGCPSYYKIWERLANYEDPNTPRNATFWQLVIRLSRREDLGTREAI; encoded by the coding sequence ATGGAGTCACTAAGACGCTTGATGTCTAGAAAGAAGGATAACCCTTGGAAAACAGTAAATGACAACTGGGATGATTTGTTAAAAACTTTTCGTATTTCAACTTTAGTAGCCAACAAAGACAGGAACCCTTGGAAAGGATGGTGTAGATCCTGGGAAATGTATGAGCGAACCCATTCAAAAACACCCAAGTCAGGCAAGGAGAGGGCAGCTGTGTGGCGAGAGCTATACAACTTTGCAAAATTCACTGAAGATAGGTTAGATGAGGCAACGGCCATGCACCAACAATTGACAAAGCAAGCGGCTGAATTTACAAACCTTCAAAACGAGAACTTACTTTTGAAAACAAAATGCGAGTCACTTCAAAAAAAGTTTGATTACGAAGCAACAGCCATGTGGAAACGCTTGGAAACGCAAACGGCTGAACTTGCAAACCTTCAAAACGAGAACTTACTTTTGAAAACAAAATGCGAGTCACTTCAAAAAAAGTTTGATTACGAAGCAACAGCCATGAGGAAACGCTTGGAAACGCAAAAGGCTGGACTTACAAACTTTCAAGAAGAGAACTTTGTTTTGAAAACAAAATGCGAGTCACTTAAAGAGCAGTTACACTCTGAACAGATTAAAAATGTCATGGATGAACACCGTCATAAAAAAGAACTAGAGGAAGAAGTGAATGAAAAACAGCTGGCTCAATATGAAAACAATGAATTTTTAAAACAACGTAATGAACTGGAAAGGCAATTAGTGCAAGTAAAGCAAGATCTGAAAGTTTACCAAATCCACAACTATAACCAATATCACAAGAATATCACTGTTGTGAATTGCCAACACCACTTAGAGGGAGAAGAAAGCTGGCATGAGCAGGCAAAGAGAGCAGGAGTGGGGTGCCCATCATATTACAAGATATGGGAGAGACTAGCCAACTATGAGGATCCTAATACACCCCGCAATGCTACTTTTTGGCAACTTGTAATCCGCCTTAGCAGACGTGAAGATCTTGGAACAAGAGAAGCAATATGA
- the LOC120932882 gene encoding uncharacterized protein LOC120932882 isoform X2, whose product MGEPVGGGNSYFRLLHTTCRERGAERFRGAIHPHSLLRNMESLRRLMSRKKDNPWKTVNDNWDDLLKTFRISTLVANKDRNPWKGWCRSWEMYERTHSKTPKSGKERAAVWRELYNFAKFTEDRLDEATAMHQQLTKQAAEFTNLQNENLLLKTKCESLQKKFDYEATAMWKRLETQTAELANLQNENLLLKTKCESLQKKFDYEATAMRKRLETQKAGLTNFQEENFVLKTKCESLKEQLHSEQIKNVMDEHRHKKELEEEVNEKQLAQYENNEFLKQRNELERQLVQVKQDLKVYQIHNYNQYHKNITVVNCQHHLEGEESWHEQAKRAGVGCPSYYKIWERLANYEDPNTPRNATFWQLVIRLSRREDLGTREAI is encoded by the coding sequence CAATCCATCCACACAGTTTGCTTAGAAATATGGAGTCACTAAGACGCTTGATGTCTAGAAAGAAGGATAACCCTTGGAAAACAGTAAATGACAACTGGGATGATTTGTTAAAAACTTTTCGTATTTCAACTTTAGTAGCCAACAAAGACAGGAACCCTTGGAAAGGATGGTGTAGATCCTGGGAAATGTATGAGCGAACCCATTCAAAAACACCCAAGTCAGGCAAGGAGAGGGCAGCTGTGTGGCGAGAGCTATACAACTTTGCAAAATTCACTGAAGATAGGTTAGATGAGGCAACGGCCATGCACCAACAATTGACAAAGCAAGCGGCTGAATTTACAAACCTTCAAAACGAGAACTTACTTTTGAAAACAAAATGCGAGTCACTTCAAAAAAAGTTTGATTACGAAGCAACAGCCATGTGGAAACGCTTGGAAACGCAAACGGCTGAACTTGCAAACCTTCAAAACGAGAACTTACTTTTGAAAACAAAATGCGAGTCACTTCAAAAAAAGTTTGATTACGAAGCAACAGCCATGAGGAAACGCTTGGAAACGCAAAAGGCTGGACTTACAAACTTTCAAGAAGAGAACTTTGTTTTGAAAACAAAATGCGAGTCACTTAAAGAGCAGTTACACTCTGAACAGATTAAAAATGTCATGGATGAACACCGTCATAAAAAAGAACTAGAGGAAGAAGTGAATGAAAAACAGCTGGCTCAATATGAAAACAATGAATTTTTAAAACAACGTAATGAACTGGAAAGGCAATTAGTGCAAGTAAAGCAAGATCTGAAAGTTTACCAAATCCACAACTATAACCAATATCACAAGAATATCACTGTTGTGAATTGCCAACACCACTTAGAGGGAGAAGAAAGCTGGCATGAGCAGGCAAAGAGAGCAGGAGTGGGGTGCCCATCATATTACAAGATATGGGAGAGACTAGCCAACTATGAGGATCCTAATACACCCCGCAATGCTACTTTTTGGCAACTTGTAATCCGCCTTAGCAGACGTGAAGATCTTGGAACAAGAGAAGCAATATGA